The Vicia villosa cultivar HV-30 ecotype Madison, WI linkage group LG1, Vvil1.0, whole genome shotgun sequence genome includes a region encoding these proteins:
- the LOC131644047 gene encoding uncharacterized protein LOC131644047 codes for MNYSNWYDWNITPSESNNDDAHLNLRELSKYPLPLGLKLTLTPEMLPYTEQNTNAVTETSCQHETKKAEKLKAVHFPIYMLMIGFFKIEAKYPADLVAKFYYAKRKLVWEIMRDGLKDKIEIQWRNISAIRAIIEDNSPGILEIEVIILFIYRYKHSREFTLTVYEMLTFTA; via the exons atgaattacAGTAACTGGTATGACTGGAACATAACTCCCTCAGAATCCAACAATGATGATGCACATCTGAACTTGAGAGAGTTATCCAAGTATCCGCTACCACTCGGGCTAAAACTCACATTGACACCTGAGATGCTTCCATACACAGAACAAAATACAAATGCTGTTACTGAAACTTCATGTCAACATGAAACCAAGAAAGCTGAGAAGTTGAAAGCTGTTCATTTTCCAATATATATGCTCATGATCGGATTTTTCAAG ATCGAAGCTAAATATCCCGCGGATTTGGTAGCTAAGTTTTATTATGCTAAACGAAAACTTGTTTGGGAGATAATGCGTGATGGTTTAAAGGACAAGATTGAAATACAGTGGCGAAATATTTCAGCCATTCGAGCTATTATCGAGGATAATTCGCCCGGTATTCTAGAAATTGAGgtgattattttatttatttaccgaTATAAACACTCGAGAGAATTTACATTAACAGTGTATGAAATGCTAACTTTCACAGCTTGA
- the LOC131644048 gene encoding uncharacterized protein LOC131644048 produces MDQQVQMFGYMPQITNYNNPTSSTSDEAINNHMHQDPMMSTSWSQGFHYEYDTSLSMESSPHASCIQAHPNGPAGLKYELPSHINNMSIRGYDFPENEFNTTRMIDSDSVFCPNFGQSVEASFDYNTNTSTQFDWSMYT; encoded by the exons ATGGACCAACAAGTTCAAATGTTTGGCTATATGCCTCAAATTACTAATTATAACAACCCAACTTCATCAACTTCAG ATGAGGCAATCAACAATCATATGCATCAAGATCCAATGATGTCAACCTCTTGGAGTCAAGGGTTTCATTATGAGTATGACACTTCACTTTCAATGGAGTCTTCCCCACATGCAAGTTGCATACAAGCACACCCAAATGGACCAGCTGGATTAAAATATGAATTGCCAAGCCACATCAATAACATGTCGATAAGAGGCTACGATTTCCCAGAAAATGAATTCAACACAACACGTATGATTGATAGTGACAGTGTGTTTTGTCCAAATTTTGGACAATCAGTTGAAGCAAGTTTtgattacaacaccaatacaagCACACAGTTTGATTGGTCCATGTACACCTGA
- the LOC131644046 gene encoding uncharacterized protein LOC131644046 has protein sequence MASSSVITPEDVLESLMNDGTIDALRLKIINQLKANEELKSTTIKMAEQSKVLNTPGAEKQTKRELFDALRQELETSVLEKASKSVWDLILDNNGLGKEISETVERVFCRLSGQEPPLFPLLNGEPQPEKEADSRKEKGKGKQKENENTSLITPPSKKRSFGELNLDGADETATRSSDPAAISEVSGKSPLSISKT, from the exons atggcttcttcttcggtAATCACTCCCGAAGATGTTTTGGAATCGCTCATGAACGATGGTACAATTGATGCTCTTAGATTGAAGATCATCAACCAGCTTAAAGCCAAT GAGGAACTCAAGAGTACTACGATAAAGATGGCTGAACAGAGTAAGGTTCTCAACACTCCCGGTGCTGAGAAACAGACTAAAAGAGAGCTTTTTGACGCGCTTCGTCAAGAACTCGA AACTTCTGTACTAGAGAAAGCTTCAAAATCAGTTTGGGATTTAATTTTAGACAACAATGGCTTGGGAAAGGAGATAAGTGAGACTGTTGAAAGAGTGTTTTGCCGATTGAGCGGTCAGGAACCTCCTTTGTTTCCGCTTCTAAATGGAGAACCACAACCTGAAAAGGAGGCTGACagcagaaaagaaaaaggtaaaggaaagcagaaagaaaatgaaaatacGAGTTTGATTACTCCTCCATCAAAGAAAAGAAGCTTTGGAGAATTAAATTTGGATGGTGCAGATGAAACTGCCACCAGGTCCTCTGATCCTGCAGCAATATCAGAAGTTTCTGGCAAATCGCCTTTATCGATTTCAAAGACTTGA
- the LOC131615885 gene encoding RNA pseudouridine synthase 1-like, with protein MLKQTIWMGSGSGSYIHHNHYHHFRNPCKLPPTPTSPAAVAMSISPQSKQSNISINTPTLTETYPTPLSPPLPAISKEIELNRATIASSNSDLFSLSKTHTIYEDEWLLAVNKPQGIYCDSVLSSLQSQKTAPPELHLANRLDRDTSGVMLITKSHKVASNLVKAFTDHKVKKTYIALCTGVKPNWETITVRSGHGRSKFGAWRVYAFSDAGRGLPGGSSVREMETSFEVLSVNGKGSYTEVWESEFEGSGVVVVEEKAVKIDGGDDRNEIVIRAYPRSGRTHQIRLHCQYLGISIIGDVKYEGVYEWNGRVHDGHHLHAETLSFDHPVTGVRLMVRAPLPQWVNEALSNRSNIDTVHVES; from the coding sequence ATGCTGAAGCAAACAATATGGATGGGATCCGGATCCGGATCCTATATCCACCACAACCACTACCACCATTTCAGAAACCCGTGCAAGCTGCCACCCACACCAACCTCACCCGCCGCCGTAGCCATGTCAATATCACCCCAGAGCAAACAATCCAACATTTCCATAAACACCCCCACACTCACAGAGACTTACCCCACACCACTATCCCCTCCACTCCCCGCAATCTCAAAAGAAATCGAACTAAACAGAGCCACAATCGCTTCATCAAACTCAGACCTCTTCTCCCTCTCAAAAACCCACACCATCTACGAAGACGAATGGCTCCTCGCCGTCAACAAACCCCAAGGAATCTACTGCGACAGCGTTCTCTCCTCCCTTCAATCACAAAAAACCGCACCGCCGGAGCTTCATCTCGCTAACCGACTCGACCGCGACACAAGCGGCGTTATGCTTATTACAAAATCACACAAAGTAGCTTCAAATCTCGTCAAAGCCTTCACCGATCACAAAGTCAAGAAAACCTACATCGCTCTCTGCACCGGCGTTAAACCTAATTGGGAAACGATAACCGTTAGATCCGGTCACGGTAGGTCAAAATTCGGCGCGTGGAGAGTTTACGCCTTTTCCGACGCCGGACGTGGATTACCGGGTGGATCGAGTGTACGTGAAATGGAAACTTCTTTTGAGGTTTTATCTGTAAACGGAAAAGGGAGTTATACGGAGGTTTGGGAGTCGGAGTTTGAAGGGAGTGGTGTGGTTGTTGTTGAAGAAAAGGCGGTGAAAATCGACGGTGGTGATGATCGGAATGAGATAGTAATAAGAGCTTATCCTCGGAGTGGAAGAACGCATCAGATTCGATTGCATTGTCAATATTTAGGGATTTCGATAATTGGGGATGTGAAATATGAAGGTGTTTATGAATGGAATGGGAGAGTTCATGATGGTCATCACCTTCATGCTGAAACGTTGTCGTTTGATCATCCTGTTACTGGGGTTCGTCTTATGGTGCGTGCACCACTTCCACAATGGGTGAACGAGGCGTTATCAAATAGATCTAACATAGACACTGTGCACGTGGAAAGTTAG